One Hemibagrus wyckioides isolate EC202008001 linkage group LG07, SWU_Hwy_1.0, whole genome shotgun sequence DNA segment encodes these proteins:
- the LOC131355648 gene encoding retinol-binding protein 2-like → MPIDFSGTWVMETNDNFEDYMKILNIDLVTRKIAIHLSQTKVIIQDADKLTIKTLSTFRNYEISLTIGEEFDEYTKGLDNRMLKTLVNWQGDTLVCTQKGEKANRGWKHWIEGDKLHLELYCEDVVCHQVFRRKQ, encoded by the exons ATGCCTATTGATTTCAGTGGGACGTGGGTTATGGAGACAAATGACAACTTTGAGGATTACATGAAAATACTCA aCATCGATTTGGTCACTCGGAAGATTGCCATCCACTtgtctcaaaccaaagttattATCCAGGATGCAGACAAGCTTACGATAAAGACACTCAGCACCTTCAGGAACTATGAGATAAGCTTGACAATCGGGGAGGAGTTTGACGAGTATACTAAGGGACTTGACAACAGAATGCTTAAG ACTTTGGTCAACTGGCAGGGCGACACACTGGTGTGCACACAAAAGGGAGAAAAGGCCAACCGTGGATGGAAGCACTGGATAGAGGGAGATAAACTGCACTTG GAGCTGTATTGTGAAGACGTTGTCTGCCATCAAGTT